The following proteins come from a genomic window of Flavobacterium crocinum:
- a CDS encoding SH3 domain-containing protein: MRRMYHYATVSKALDQLNEKGFTCDFNRNADLIKKNPEKFEIVHVYRYEGESDPADEAVVYGIRSVSGKKGVYVAGFSADSDQETAQFLFQLSIKGR, translated from the coding sequence ATGAGAAGAATGTATCATTACGCAACTGTTTCAAAGGCTTTAGATCAATTGAATGAAAAAGGATTTACATGTGATTTTAATCGAAATGCTGACCTGATTAAAAAAAATCCTGAGAAATTTGAAATTGTTCATGTGTATCGATACGAAGGGGAATCGGACCCGGCGGATGAGGCAGTTGTATACGGAATTAGGTCTGTTAGCGGCAAAAAAGGAGTGTATGTAGCTGGTTTTTCAGCAGATTCAGATCAGGAAACGGCGCAGTTTTTATTTCAATTAAGTATTAAAGGAAGGTAG
- a CDS encoding BON domain-containing protein: protein MKFKSILLGMSLCVALVSCKPNDADIEKAITEKLNDTPEIQVSVHDGVATITGTCEDEIFKKNIEKSVRSVKGVKSVVNTCELARANQEPAAAAVVINPDTELDKSVHKVVDAYDGVSVTVVGGVVTLSGEIKRDKLQPLMQSIQELKPKKVDNKLIIK, encoded by the coding sequence ATGAAATTCAAATCAATTTTATTAGGAATGAGTCTGTGTGTTGCTTTGGTATCTTGCAAGCCCAATGATGCAGATATCGAAAAAGCAATCACTGAAAAATTAAACGATACGCCAGAAATCCAAGTTTCAGTTCATGATGGTGTGGCAACTATTACAGGGACTTGCGAAGACGAAATTTTCAAGAAAAATATCGAAAAAAGCGTTAGATCAGTAAAAGGTGTAAAATCGGTTGTCAATACCTGCGAATTGGCCAGAGCTAATCAAGAACCTGCTGCAGCAGCGGTTGTGATCAATCCAGATACTGAATTAGATAAATCCGTACATAAAGTTGTTGATGCTTATGATGGCGTTAGTGTAACGGTTGTTGGAGGTGTTGTAACGCTTTCGGGAGAAATTAAAAGAGACAAATTACAACCGCTGATGCAAAGCATACAGGAGTTAAAACCGAAAAAAGTAGATAACAAATTAATCATAAAATAA
- a CDS encoding LysM peptidoglycan-binding domain-containing protein: protein MSLKDKYKEVIDLASQLEATNLEVREQDNVLYIDGIVKSAEDKEKLWNAYGTIDPDYRSADVVMDIKVAEGISKEYTVKSGDSLSKIGKEFGVSWQTIFEANKDVISNPDLIQPGWKLKIPTTVL from the coding sequence ATGAGTTTAAAAGATAAATATAAAGAGGTGATAGATTTGGCTTCTCAGTTGGAGGCAACAAATTTAGAAGTAAGGGAACAAGATAATGTGTTGTATATCGACGGCATAGTAAAATCGGCAGAAGATAAAGAAAAACTTTGGAACGCTTATGGAACCATTGATCCAGATTACAGATCTGCTGATGTTGTAATGGATATTAAAGTTGCAGAAGGAATTTCAAAAGAATATACAGTTAAAAGCGGTGATTCGCTATCAAAGATCGGAAAAGAATTTGGAGTTTCCTGGCAGACCATTTTTGAAGCCAACAAAGATGTTATTTCAAACCCCGACTTAATTCAGCCAGGCTGGAAATTGAAGATACCAACAACAGTATTGTAG
- a CDS encoding ketopantoate reductase family protein yields the protein MKKIGILGLGGVGGYFGGLLAKAYFKSDEIEIVFIARGETQKAIKENGLKIVTDDSETIVHPNLVSNNPEEIGKLDYLICATKTYDIEESLISLKDCIKKETLILPLYNGVDAQERIQKLYPENEVLQGCVYIISMIFSPGTIRKIGFYEKLFFGSKTASASQLEELQDILQKAKIESHLVKNIEETVWEKFIFISALATATSYLNQNIGEILKNADSKVIYIELLHEIEDLALAKGLKMPRDIVSQTIIKLEKSPKEATSSMHRDLQAGKNTEAISLTQFVVNEGKKYGVKTPLYEKIARVLVK from the coding sequence ATGAAGAAAATAGGAATCTTAGGACTTGGCGGTGTCGGAGGTTACTTCGGCGGACTTTTAGCGAAAGCGTATTTTAAATCAGATGAGATTGAGATTGTTTTTATCGCACGCGGAGAAACACAAAAAGCAATAAAAGAAAACGGATTAAAGATTGTTACAGACGATTCCGAAACAATTGTTCATCCCAATTTAGTTTCAAATAATCCGGAAGAAATTGGTAAACTCGATTATCTTATTTGCGCGACGAAAACTTATGATATTGAAGAAAGCCTCATATCTTTAAAAGATTGTATCAAAAAAGAAACGTTGATTCTGCCTTTGTACAATGGAGTCGACGCACAGGAAAGAATTCAGAAATTATATCCGGAAAATGAAGTTTTACAAGGTTGTGTTTACATCATTTCGATGATTTTTTCGCCGGGAACCATTCGTAAAATTGGATTTTATGAAAAGCTTTTCTTTGGGTCCAAAACGGCTTCTGCTTCTCAATTAGAAGAATTACAAGATATTCTTCAAAAAGCAAAAATCGAAAGTCATTTGGTTAAAAATATAGAAGAAACCGTTTGGGAGAAGTTTATTTTTATTTCGGCTTTAGCAACGGCAACTTCCTATCTGAATCAGAATATTGGAGAAATTTTAAAAAACGCAGATTCAAAAGTGATATATATAGAATTACTTCATGAAATTGAAGACCTAGCGTTGGCGAAAGGTTTGAAAATGCCAAGAGATATTGTTTCGCAAACCATTATAAAGCTGGAAAAATCTCCGAAAGAAGCGACTTCCTCCATGCACAGAGATTTACAGGCAGGCAAAAATACCGAAGCTATTTCGTTAACTCAGTTTGTAGTAAACGAAGGAAAAAAATACGGTGTAAAAACGCCTCTTTATGAAAAGATTGCTCGTGTCTTAGTAAAGTAA
- a CDS encoding outer membrane beta-barrel family protein, which yields MNIYLPLKLLIALLLFCLSFVAQAQNETPKDSISNQELKEVVVAQNKKTFTNTNGNIKVDVANSVYNSIPNPVDLLSKLPNVQVSADRESISIVGKGNPLIYIDNQKVGMNDLNALSVDDIKTIEIIQNPSSKYEAEGRAVILITRKLSRKDGFKTNVSETASFKKNYNNYLGLNSSFKKNKLEWKANFNYNKLQPWENHSIAYQIPQANIVSDYDVSAVTYRKEYIFGGGLFYKINEEDYFSVNVNGRRRNDTFDINTFTFNKNHNEENNVYTFSDNSSSKNFINSFVNYSKKIKAIDTKLFVGLQGSNFNQDLWSLVQNNFNETELELSQNRNQKFDVDVFSCRIDLEKKFKNEWNWEYGGLYSSAKSKSDYDVFDYDKNENTTFDYHFKEANSAVYTQLSGKIKKVDFSVGLRLENTNVSAKYSTDNAFLIDKNYTNLFPKAQLSFTIDSTKSLSVDYAKSISRPNYSSLSMIATYINPYFIYGSNINLGPTYIDVISTVFQYHDKSVKLTLYQNKNPTYQDFIFDDQNNVLTFTEKNFRKESGYNIEFTLPFTYKFWTNMNSLIFATNKIEDDAAAFNSSKTYLYYYSNNTFKLPKDFTFVLSFWGATKQKEGVFERNAKLIFDLSLAKSFGKNWTCTLNYNDIFKNTIYSERFTINTISSRARYLVDANEVSITLRYSFGKIKESEFKEKSVNENENRIR from the coding sequence ATGAATATCTATCTGCCATTAAAACTTTTAATTGCACTTTTGCTTTTCTGTCTTTCATTTGTTGCTCAAGCGCAAAATGAAACGCCAAAAGATTCAATTTCTAATCAGGAGTTGAAAGAAGTTGTTGTAGCCCAAAACAAAAAGACTTTTACCAATACCAACGGAAATATAAAAGTCGATGTTGCCAATTCTGTTTATAATTCAATTCCCAATCCGGTTGATTTACTTTCGAAACTTCCAAATGTACAAGTGAGTGCAGATCGCGAAAGTATTTCGATTGTCGGAAAAGGAAATCCACTGATTTATATTGACAATCAAAAAGTAGGAATGAACGATTTAAATGCTCTTTCTGTTGATGATATCAAAACCATAGAGATTATTCAGAATCCGTCTTCGAAATACGAAGCCGAAGGTCGTGCAGTGATTTTGATTACCAGAAAATTAAGCAGGAAAGACGGTTTTAAAACGAATGTTTCTGAAACCGCTTCTTTCAAAAAAAACTATAATAATTATCTGGGTCTCAATTCTAGTTTTAAAAAGAATAAACTGGAATGGAAAGCTAATTTCAATTATAACAAATTACAACCTTGGGAAAACCACAGTATTGCTTATCAGATTCCGCAGGCAAATATAGTGTCAGATTATGATGTTTCGGCGGTTACTTACAGAAAAGAATATATTTTTGGTGGAGGGTTATTTTATAAAATTAATGAAGAAGATTATTTTTCTGTGAATGTAAATGGTAGAAGACGTAACGACACTTTTGATATCAATACATTTACTTTTAACAAAAATCACAACGAAGAAAATAACGTATACACCTTCAGTGATAATTCCAGTTCAAAGAATTTCATTAATTCGTTTGTCAATTATTCGAAGAAAATAAAAGCAATTGATACGAAACTGTTTGTTGGTCTTCAGGGTTCCAACTTTAATCAGGATTTGTGGAGTTTAGTGCAGAATAATTTTAATGAAACTGAACTGGAATTATCTCAGAATCGTAATCAAAAGTTTGATGTCGATGTATTTTCCTGTCGAATTGATTTGGAAAAAAAGTTTAAAAACGAATGGAACTGGGAATACGGCGGATTGTATTCTTCTGCCAAATCTAAATCGGATTATGATGTTTTTGATTATGATAAAAACGAAAACACCACTTTCGATTATCACTTTAAAGAAGCCAATTCGGCGGTATATACTCAGCTTTCAGGAAAAATTAAAAAAGTTGATTTTTCAGTCGGACTTAGACTGGAAAATACCAATGTCAGCGCAAAATACAGTACGGATAATGCTTTTTTGATTGATAAAAATTATACGAACCTTTTTCCAAAAGCGCAGTTGTCGTTTACAATCGACAGTACTAAAAGTCTAAGTGTCGATTATGCTAAAAGTATTTCAAGACCAAATTATTCGTCTTTAAGTATGATTGCGACTTACATCAATCCGTATTTTATTTATGGAAGTAATATCAATTTGGGACCGACTTATATAGATGTGATTTCAACTGTTTTCCAATATCACGATAAATCGGTAAAGCTGACTTTGTATCAAAACAAAAATCCGACGTATCAGGATTTTATATTTGATGATCAGAACAATGTTTTGACTTTTACAGAGAAAAATTTCCGAAAAGAATCCGGTTATAATATCGAATTTACATTGCCTTTCACTTATAAATTTTGGACAAATATGAATTCTTTAATTTTTGCAACCAACAAAATTGAAGATGATGCTGCAGCATTCAATTCATCCAAAACCTATTTGTATTACTATTCCAATAATACATTTAAACTTCCAAAAGATTTTACTTTTGTTTTGTCTTTTTGGGGTGCAACCAAACAAAAAGAGGGTGTTTTTGAACGAAATGCAAAATTGATTTTTGATCTTTCGCTGGCAAAATCATTTGGTAAAAACTGGACATGCACTTTGAATTATAATGATATTTTCAAGAATACTATTTATTCAGAACGTTTTACAATCAATACTATCAGTTCAAGAGCCAGATATTTGGTTGATGCTAATGAAGTTTCGATTACGCTCCGCTATTCTTTTGGAAAAATTAAAGAAAGTGAATTCAAAGAAAAAAGTGTCAATGAAAACGAAAACAGAATCAGATAG
- a CDS encoding cation:dicarboxylate symporter family transporter yields MNISTPNSPSKNNKSILKTILTNLTFWVLVSIIVGILLGHFSPENGVKMEVLGKRFVDLIKLFIGPIIFLTIVLGISGMGNLKKVGRIGIKALTYFEVVSTVALAIGVAVAYLFQPGKVDKSKLTLGDASQYTNASAKDFSWLEFFLSNFTLQVLLAAIVCGIALNFYQKREQTILVLERFSKVVFTCLKYVMYLAPIGAFGGMAYTIGKFGLQTLIPLGKLMLCVYLTMALFVFLILGSILKYYKISILSILKYIKEELLLVLGTSSSEAALPSIMVKLERMGCSKSVVGLVIPTGYSFNLDGTSIYLSMSVIFLAQLYDVHLSFFEILTVIGILMITSKGAAGVTGSGFIVLASTLTALHKIPVEGLAFLLGVDKFMSEARAITNLIGNTVATIIISKTERDFTELNLDPVMDE; encoded by the coding sequence ATGAATATAAGTACTCCAAATTCTCCTTCAAAAAACAATAAAAGTATTCTTAAAACCATACTGACCAATCTAACTTTTTGGGTTCTTGTTTCAATTATTGTTGGAATTTTACTCGGACATTTTTCGCCTGAAAATGGTGTAAAAATGGAAGTCTTAGGAAAAAGATTTGTTGATTTAATTAAGCTTTTTATTGGCCCGATTATTTTCCTGACGATTGTTCTAGGAATTTCCGGAATGGGAAACCTGAAAAAAGTCGGAAGAATTGGTATTAAAGCATTAACCTATTTTGAAGTGGTTTCTACTGTTGCATTGGCAATTGGTGTTGCGGTTGCTTATTTGTTTCAACCCGGAAAAGTAGATAAGTCTAAATTAACTTTAGGAGATGCAAGTCAATATACAAATGCGAGTGCAAAGGATTTTTCATGGCTCGAATTCTTCTTGTCCAATTTTACTTTACAGGTTTTATTAGCGGCTATAGTCTGCGGAATTGCTTTGAACTTTTATCAAAAAAGAGAACAGACGATTTTGGTTTTGGAACGTTTTTCTAAAGTGGTTTTTACCTGTTTAAAATATGTCATGTATCTCGCCCCAATTGGTGCTTTTGGAGGAATGGCTTATACAATTGGAAAGTTTGGATTACAGACTTTGATTCCGCTGGGAAAATTGATGCTTTGTGTTTATTTAACAATGGCACTTTTTGTGTTCCTAATTTTAGGAAGTATCTTGAAATACTATAAAATCAGTATTCTTTCGATTCTAAAATATATTAAAGAAGAACTTTTGCTGGTTTTGGGAACTTCATCTTCAGAAGCTGCTTTACCAAGTATTATGGTCAAACTGGAAAGAATGGGATGTAGTAAATCGGTTGTTGGTTTGGTAATTCCAACTGGATATTCTTTTAATTTGGATGGGACTTCGATTTATCTGTCAATGTCAGTGATATTTTTAGCGCAATTGTATGATGTGCATTTGAGTTTCTTCGAAATTTTAACAGTAATCGGAATCTTAATGATTACCTCAAAAGGCGCTGCAGGCGTTACGGGAAGCGGTTTTATCGTCTTAGCTTCAACTCTGACAGCGCTCCATAAAATTCCGGTCGAAGGTTTGGCATTCTTGTTAGGAGTTGATAAATTTATGAGCGAAGCCAGAGCCATTACAAACCTGATTGGAAATACGGTGGCAACGATTATTATTTCGAAAACAGAAAGGGATTTCACAGAGCTGAATCTGGATCCTGTTATGGACGAATAA
- a CDS encoding sensor histidine kinase, which yields MKQRINLLISFSVIALIVLMTVQCYLVKTAYEYKVAQFHTQIKNEIAQITNNYSDIDSALVAKKEALYKSLSENYIKGKNSKLDIKVGVLKNDYQSALTKEIQRKFERDLPNFKIDFAIVLNKFILYKNEKKADTIFSEKPFIQNKLYGNLASLNHAFLVRNYVGTTNGIYENEEYQLLTEDSMYVSVIDWEMIILRRMTFILILSLFSILTLITLFVIALKALIKQKKVSDVKTDFINNITHELKTPLATLGISTKILEQKNIRENEENFNAIVNTISRQNNRLQSLIDQVMANSLAENEIELQKEKIETEDFLLSIVNDFKITFPKIDLKTDFQTEKTILILDRFHLTTAFLNILENAVKYGSNTITVKTKIIENQFSISIEDDGIGIAKNKQSLLFEKFYRVEQGNLHNTKGLGLGLYYVSQIVKAHQGTINVISDLGKGTEFTILLKV from the coding sequence ATGAAACAAAGAATCAACTTATTAATCTCATTTTCCGTAATCGCACTTATCGTGCTGATGACCGTACAATGTTATTTGGTAAAAACGGCTTACGAATACAAAGTCGCGCAGTTTCATACCCAGATTAAAAATGAAATCGCTCAAATCACAAATAATTACAGCGATATCGATTCTGCTTTGGTTGCTAAAAAGGAAGCACTTTATAAAAGTCTTTCTGAGAATTATATTAAAGGAAAAAATTCTAAACTGGATATTAAAGTTGGTGTTTTAAAAAATGATTATCAAAGTGCTTTAACAAAGGAAATTCAAAGAAAATTTGAAAGAGATTTACCGAATTTTAAAATTGATTTCGCCATCGTTTTAAACAAATTTATTTTATATAAAAACGAAAAAAAAGCTGATACCATTTTCTCTGAAAAACCTTTTATCCAGAATAAATTATACGGAAATCTGGCTTCTTTAAATCATGCTTTTCTGGTTCGAAATTATGTTGGAACAACGAATGGAATTTATGAAAACGAAGAATATCAATTATTGACCGAAGACTCGATGTACGTTTCTGTTATTGATTGGGAAATGATTATTTTGAGAAGAATGACTTTTATCCTGATTCTTTCTTTATTTTCGATCCTGACTTTAATTACACTGTTTGTTATTGCTTTGAAAGCTTTAATTAAACAAAAGAAAGTAAGCGATGTTAAAACAGATTTCATCAATAATATTACACACGAACTAAAAACGCCTCTTGCCACTTTAGGGATTTCTACAAAGATTTTAGAGCAGAAGAACATTCGCGAAAACGAAGAAAACTTTAATGCCATTGTCAATACCATTTCGCGTCAGAATAATCGTTTACAGAGTTTGATAGATCAGGTTATGGCCAATTCGTTAGCAGAAAATGAAATCGAATTACAAAAAGAAAAAATCGAAACAGAAGATTTTTTGCTTTCTATTGTAAATGATTTTAAAATTACGTTTCCAAAAATCGATTTAAAAACAGATTTCCAGACTGAAAAAACAATATTAATTTTAGACCGATTTCATCTCACAACGGCATTTCTGAATATTCTAGAAAATGCTGTGAAATATGGTTCTAATACGATAACCGTTAAAACAAAAATTATCGAAAATCAGTTTTCTATAAGTATTGAAGATGACGGAATTGGAATTGCAAAAAACAAACAATCGCTTCTTTTTGAAAAATTCTACCGTGTTGAACAAGGAAATCTGCACAATACTAAAGGTTTAGGTCTCGGATTGTATTATGTTTCTCAAATTGTAAAAGCGCATCAGGGTACTATTAATGTGATCAGCGATTTAGGAAAAGGAACCGAGTTTACCATTTTATTAAAAGTTTAA
- a CDS encoding DUF3822 family protein, protein MSLHNTNITSKNYKKLSIQVSLSGFSYCCFDTLNNVITSFKEIKFDTSNKTAKIEDLLSDAFKNNPELKGNYDDVMVIHTNNLSTFVPTALFDENYLGSYLQYTTKVFETDFFTFDRIPNYEMNSVYIPYVNINNFLIDNVGSFNYRHANTILVEKLLDNSRNDDEKKMVINFNPGNFEIIVVQNQKLLLFNSFEYQTPEDFIYYILFTAEQLSMNPESFRLEFLGTISENDPFYQIAYKYVRHISFLDVSKLQEKNSFSTAQNQKHYILFQS, encoded by the coding sequence ATGTCATTACACAACACCAACATTACTTCAAAAAATTACAAAAAACTTTCTATTCAGGTTTCACTGTCTGGATTTTCATATTGCTGTTTTGATACTTTAAATAATGTCATTACTTCTTTTAAAGAAATTAAATTTGATACTTCAAACAAAACGGCTAAAATTGAAGATTTATTAAGTGATGCCTTCAAGAACAATCCTGAATTAAAAGGTAATTATGACGATGTGATGGTTATTCATACCAACAATCTTTCGACTTTTGTTCCGACTGCTTTGTTTGATGAAAATTACCTTGGAAGTTATCTGCAATACACGACAAAAGTATTTGAAACTGATTTCTTTACTTTTGACCGAATTCCAAATTACGAAATGAATTCTGTTTATATTCCGTATGTGAATATCAATAATTTCCTGATTGACAATGTTGGATCTTTTAATTACAGACATGCCAACACTATTTTGGTCGAAAAACTGCTGGATAATTCCCGTAATGATGACGAAAAGAAAATGGTCATCAATTTTAATCCCGGGAATTTTGAAATCATAGTGGTTCAGAATCAGAAGCTTTTATTGTTTAATTCATTTGAATATCAGACACCGGAAGATTTTATTTATTACATTTTGTTTACTGCAGAACAATTAAGCATGAATCCGGAAAGTTTTAGATTAGAATTTCTGGGAACTATATCAGAAAATGATCCATTCTATCAGATTGCTTACAAATATGTTCGCCATATTTCTTTCCTTGACGTTTCTAAACTTCAGGAAAAAAATAGTTTTTCAACAGCTCAAAATCAAAAACATTATATCTTATTTCAATCATGA
- a CDS encoding RsmD family RNA methyltransferase translates to MRIISGKYKGRRINPPKNLPVRPTTDMSKEALFNVLNNHFNFDSLKVLDLFSGTGNISFEFASRGSAPITSVDGDFGCVKFIKQVSSEFDFDIAATKSDVFKFLDNAKTTYDIIFADPPYGLDQATFEKIVLTVFERDLLEEDGMMIIEHSKYTKLDHMSNFSFQKSYGGSFFSFFELNSTDDDEELPHDTTKKEPEEDEG, encoded by the coding sequence ATGAGAATCATTTCAGGAAAATACAAAGGGCGCCGCATTAATCCGCCAAAAAATCTGCCTGTAAGACCTACGACTGATATGAGTAAAGAAGCATTGTTTAATGTATTGAACAATCATTTCAATTTTGACAGCTTAAAGGTTTTGGATTTGTTTTCGGGAACGGGCAATATCAGTTTTGAATTCGCTTCACGCGGAAGCGCACCCATTACGTCTGTAGATGGCGATTTCGGCTGCGTAAAATTCATCAAACAAGTTTCATCAGAATTTGATTTTGATATCGCTGCGACAAAAAGTGATGTTTTTAAGTTTTTAGACAATGCTAAAACCACTTACGATATCATTTTTGCTGATCCTCCTTATGGATTGGATCAGGCGACTTTTGAAAAAATCGTTTTGACAGTTTTCGAAAGAGATTTATTGGAAGAAGACGGAATGATGATTATTGAACATTCTAAATATACCAAACTCGATCATATGAGTAATTTTTCATTTCAGAAAAGCTACGGCGGTTCTTTTTTTAGTTTCTTCGAACTAAATTCAACCGATGACGATGAAGAATTACCACACGATACTACAAAAAAAGAACCTGAAGAAGACGAAGGTTAA
- a CDS encoding DNA polymerase III subunit gamma/tau, with protein sequence MEASSKSYVKPTTAFLTEEFNETDMRLHWNKYAERLGQKGLKIMESILLISDPVLNGTTITYELPNEGSKLDFENQMNGLLGYLKGHLHNHDITIEIIVNEEIQTIRAFNDQDRYNRFLEINPNIELLRSTFGLDFT encoded by the coding sequence ATGGAAGCCAGCAGTAAATCTTACGTTAAACCTACTACTGCTTTTTTAACTGAAGAGTTTAACGAAACCGACATGCGTCTGCATTGGAATAAATATGCGGAACGTTTGGGACAAAAAGGCCTTAAGATCATGGAATCAATTCTATTGATCAGCGATCCGGTATTAAATGGAACTACAATTACTTACGAACTTCCAAATGAAGGTTCAAAATTGGATTTTGAAAACCAAATGAATGGATTATTAGGCTATTTGAAAGGACATTTACATAACCATGATATTACTATTGAAATAATTGTAAACGAAGAAATTCAAACCATAAGAGCTTTCAATGATCAGGATCGATATAATCGTTTCTTAGAAATTAATCCAAACATTGAACTTTTACGCTCTACATTTGGATTAGATTTTACATGA
- the dnaX gene encoding DNA polymerase III subunit gamma/tau encodes MEQFVVSARKYRPQTFKDVVGQKAITNTLLNAIETNHLASALLFTGPRGVGKTTCARILARKINQPGYDDPTEDFAFNVFELDAASNNSVDDIRNLIDQVRIPPQTGQYKVYIIDEVHMLSSAAFNAFLKTLEEPPKHAIFILATTEKHKILPTILSRCQIFDFKRITVKDAKEHLADVAESQGINFEDDALHIIAQKADGAMRDALSIFDRVVSYCGTNLTRQAVTENLNVLDYETYISITDLLLENEIPKLLLAYNDILAKGFDGHHFIAGLASHFRDLLVSKTPSTIALLEVGEQAQQMYAAQSQKCSQEFLLKGIDIANDCDLKYKLSQNQRLLVELCLMQLASINFDGEKKKLSNS; translated from the coding sequence ATGGAACAATTTGTAGTATCGGCGCGTAAATATCGTCCTCAGACATTTAAAGATGTTGTGGGGCAGAAAGCCATTACCAACACTTTGTTGAATGCTATTGAAACCAACCATTTGGCTTCTGCTCTTTTATTCACAGGACCGCGTGGAGTTGGTAAAACAACCTGTGCTCGTATTTTGGCTCGAAAAATAAATCAGCCTGGATATGATGATCCTACCGAAGATTTTGCTTTCAACGTTTTTGAGCTGGATGCTGCATCAAACAACTCTGTTGATGACATTCGTAACCTAATTGATCAGGTTCGAATCCCGCCACAAACCGGACAATACAAAGTATATATCATTGACGAGGTTCATATGTTGTCTTCGGCCGCTTTTAATGCTTTCCTGAAAACATTAGAAGAACCACCAAAACATGCTATTTTTATTTTAGCAACAACAGAAAAACACAAAATCCTTCCAACGATTTTATCTCGCTGTCAGATTTTTGATTTCAAAAGAATTACAGTAAAAGATGCCAAAGAACACTTAGCTGACGTTGCTGAAAGTCAAGGAATCAATTTCGAAGATGATGCACTTCACATTATCGCTCAAAAAGCAGATGGTGCCATGCGTGATGCTTTATCTATTTTTGACCGTGTAGTTTCGTATTGTGGAACCAACTTAACGCGTCAGGCCGTAACGGAAAACCTTAACGTTTTAGATTACGAAACCTATATTTCTATTACTGATTTACTTTTAGAAAATGAAATTCCAAAGCTTTTATTGGCTTATAATGACATTTTGGCTAAAGGTTTTGACGGGCATCATTTTATTGCCGGACTAGCTTCTCATTTTAGAGATTTGTTAGTTAGCAAAACGCCTTCGACTATTGCTTTGTTAGAAGTTGGAGAACAAGCACAGCAAATGTATGCTGCACAATCACAGAAATGTTCTCAGGAATTCCTGCTTAAAGGAATTGATATTGCAAATGACTGTGATTTAAAATACAAATTGAGTCAGAATCAACGACTTTTAGTTGAATTATGCTTGATGCAATTGGCCTCTATCAACTTTGATGGAGAAAAAAAAAAGTTGAGCAATTCATAA
- a CDS encoding response regulator transcription factor gives MKKLLLAEDDFDFASILKQYLELNQFEVTWAENGEIALDYFKDQTFDICILDVMMPKLDGFSLAEKMITINPEIPFIFLTARKLKEDKLIGLKLGADDYIVKPFEVDELVLRLQNILKRIEQKRSLEGNNTIEIGSYIFDNERLTLNNKNHVQQLTEMEASLIEYLYLNHNQLLKRDQILMSVWKKDDYFSGRSMDVFISRLRKYFNSDPKIKIESVRNIGLEFKIEKP, from the coding sequence TTGAAAAAATTACTTTTAGCCGAAGACGATTTTGATTTTGCTTCTATTTTAAAACAATATTTAGAACTGAATCAATTTGAAGTTACCTGGGCAGAAAATGGCGAAATAGCTTTAGACTATTTTAAAGATCAAACTTTTGATATTTGTATTCTCGATGTCATGATGCCCAAACTGGACGGGTTTTCACTGGCTGAAAAAATGATTACAATCAATCCTGAAATTCCTTTTATTTTCTTAACCGCAAGAAAGTTAAAAGAAGACAAACTTATTGGTCTAAAACTAGGCGCAGACGATTATATCGTAAAACCTTTTGAAGTGGATGAACTGGTTTTACGTTTGCAAAATATCCTGAAAAGAATCGAGCAAAAGAGAAGTCTGGAAGGAAATAACACCATTGAAATTGGTTCGTATATTTTTGACAATGAACGATTAACTCTTAATAATAAAAATCACGTTCAACAGCTTACGGAAATGGAAGCTTCTCTTATTGAGTATTTATATCTAAATCACAATCAGCTTTTAAAAAGAGACCAAATTTTAATGTCTGTATGGAAAAAAGACGATTATTTCTCAGGACGAAGCATGGATGTTTTTATTAGCCGACTTAGAAAATATTTCAATTCAGATCCTAAAATCAAAATTGAAAGTGTCCGTAATATTGGCTTAGAATTTAAAATAGAAAAACCTTGA